A window of the Dyadobacter pollutisoli genome harbors these coding sequences:
- a CDS encoding FtsB family cell division protein, with amino-acid sequence MKNNSFWSLNSMKNFYIATFVAWLVWILFLDNNNMRVVVSNRMKMKDLEKEKAVLLEKIGQVKKERNEVFGNPKMLEKWAREKFMMRRPNEEVYVIVDENNQPVESKKEE; translated from the coding sequence ATGAAAAACAACTCATTCTGGTCACTCAATTCGATGAAAAATTTCTATATCGCCACGTTTGTTGCGTGGTTGGTGTGGATACTATTCCTTGATAATAACAACATGCGGGTGGTAGTTTCCAATCGCATGAAAATGAAAGACCTGGAAAAGGAAAAAGCCGTCCTGCTCGAAAAGATCGGACAAGTGAAAAAGGAACGCAATGAAGTGTTTGGAAATCCAAAGATGCTCGAAAAATGGGCGCGCGAGAAATTCATGATGCGCAGGCCCAATGAAGAGGTATACGTGATTGTTGACGAAAACAATCAGCCTGTTGAAAGTAAAAAAGAGGAATAG
- the gpmI gene encoding 2,3-bisphosphoglycerate-independent phosphoglycerate mutase yields the protein MNKKVILIIMDGWGIAKFGEENRSAVIAANTPFYDSILQKYPNSKLEASGLAVGLPDGQMGNSEVGHTNLGAGRVVYQDLVKINLAVTEGTLGQEPVLTKALDYAKENGKKVHFIGLVSDGGVHSHIDHLKGLCKIAADKGLSNVFVHAFTDGRDCDPKSGLGFLTDLTDSMAQTTGKIASITGRYYAMDRDKRWERVKLAYDAMVHGEGKHVPSADVLKTVQASYEEGVTDEFILPIIATDAAGIPVAVIEEGDVVLCFNFRTDRGREITEVLTQQDFHEQNMHKLNLRYITMTNYDDTFKGVDVIFDKDNLNNTLGEVLESAGKKQIRIAETEKYPHVTFFFSGGREKTFVGESRLLCASPKVATYDLQPEMSAPCLRDSIVAELEKEEVDFVCLNFANPDMVGHTGIFEAAVKACETVDQCVEAVVTTGLNHGYSSIIIADHGNSDYMRNDDGSPNTAHSLNLVPCILVDNNYQTPIKDGKLADIAPTILQLMGIPQPAEMTGTSIL from the coding sequence TTGAACAAGAAAGTAATTCTTATAATCATGGACGGTTGGGGGATCGCCAAATTCGGCGAGGAAAACCGTTCAGCTGTCATTGCTGCAAATACGCCTTTTTACGACAGTATTTTGCAAAAATATCCTAATAGCAAGCTGGAAGCAAGTGGCTTGGCGGTAGGCCTTCCTGACGGACAAATGGGTAACTCAGAAGTAGGCCACACCAACCTCGGCGCCGGACGCGTAGTATATCAGGATCTTGTTAAAATTAACCTGGCTGTTACCGAAGGTACTTTGGGGCAGGAGCCGGTTTTGACGAAGGCATTGGATTACGCCAAGGAAAACGGCAAAAAGGTACATTTTATAGGTCTGGTTTCTGACGGAGGGGTACATTCCCACATTGATCATTTGAAGGGACTTTGTAAAATAGCTGCGGATAAGGGCCTTTCCAATGTGTTTGTACACGCCTTTACCGACGGCCGCGACTGTGATCCTAAAAGTGGACTTGGTTTCCTGACGGACCTGACAGATTCAATGGCGCAAACTACCGGTAAGATTGCAAGCATTACCGGCAGGTACTATGCAATGGATCGTGATAAGCGTTGGGAGCGTGTAAAGCTGGCCTACGATGCCATGGTTCATGGCGAGGGCAAGCATGTGCCTTCTGCTGATGTCTTGAAAACTGTGCAGGCATCTTACGAAGAAGGCGTGACGGATGAATTTATTCTTCCTATTATCGCTACCGACGCAGCAGGAATACCAGTTGCGGTGATCGAAGAAGGGGATGTGGTATTATGTTTCAATTTCAGGACGGACCGTGGACGTGAAATCACAGAAGTGCTGACACAACAGGATTTCCACGAGCAGAATATGCACAAACTGAACCTTCGTTATATCACCATGACCAACTATGATGATACATTCAAGGGTGTAGACGTGATTTTTGATAAGGACAACCTTAATAACACCCTGGGGGAAGTTTTGGAATCCGCTGGCAAGAAGCAGATTCGCATTGCTGAAACAGAGAAATATCCTCACGTGACTTTCTTTTTCTCTGGTGGCAGAGAAAAAACATTCGTAGGAGAAAGCAGGTTGCTTTGTGCTTCCCCAAAAGTGGCGACATACGATCTACAACCGGAAATGTCTGCACCTTGTCTTAGGGATTCAATCGTTGCTGAGCTGGAAAAAGAAGAGGTAGATTTCGTTTGCCTTAATTTTGCTAATCCGGACATGGTGGGTCATACGGGTATTTTTGAGGCAGCTGTGAAGGCTTGTGAAACTGTGGACCAATGTGTAGAGGCAGTTGTTACGACCGGCTTGAACCATGGTTATTCATCCATTATCATTGCCGATCATGGAAACTCGGATTACATGAGAAATGATGATGGCTCGCCTAATACAGCGCACTCATTGAACCTGGTGCCTTGTATATTGGTTGACAACAACTATCAAACGCCAATCAAAGACGGAAAGCTGGCGGATATCGCACCAACCATTTTGCAGCTTATGGGAATACCCCAGCCAGCTGAAATGACAGGAACGAGCATTTTGTAA
- a CDS encoding polyphosphate kinase 2 family protein, with amino-acid sequence MSDFKIEDYRIDGTAKFDIKKAKTRFKDIYDDKEEYEAMQSQSAKELDELQSMMYAHNRYGLLVIFQAMDAAGKDGTIKHVLSGVNPVGIKIHSFKRPTETELGHDFLWRTNQVLPQRGTITIFNRSYYEEVLVVKVEPDILTKSQRLPVELTEDLDKVWKQRYSDIGNLEKYLYRNGIRVIKFFLNVSKEEQAARLIERIEDPSKNWKFEEQDVKVRDKWNEYMEAYQTCINETASKKAPWYVVPADDKKNLRLTVSRIIIEELKKMNMSYPDSGPERTEELKSFIEVIKNQNNV; translated from the coding sequence ATGTCGGACTTTAAAATAGAAGATTACCGCATCGACGGCACGGCAAAATTTGACATCAAAAAAGCCAAAACCAGATTCAAGGACATTTACGATGACAAGGAGGAGTACGAGGCAATGCAAAGCCAATCGGCCAAGGAGCTGGATGAATTGCAGAGTATGATGTATGCCCACAACAGGTACGGCCTTCTCGTCATTTTCCAGGCCATGGACGCTGCGGGCAAAGACGGCACTATTAAACATGTTCTTTCCGGAGTAAACCCCGTCGGTATCAAAATTCATTCATTCAAAAGACCTACGGAGACGGAACTGGGTCATGATTTCCTGTGGCGGACTAATCAGGTACTTCCTCAGCGTGGTACCATTACGATCTTCAACAGAAGCTACTATGAGGAAGTACTGGTGGTAAAAGTGGAACCGGACATATTGACTAAGTCCCAGCGGTTGCCCGTAGAGCTTACCGAAGACCTTGATAAAGTGTGGAAGCAGCGATATTCAGATATCGGTAATCTCGAAAAGTACTTATACAGGAATGGTATCAGAGTGATTAAATTCTTTCTGAATGTATCGAAGGAAGAACAAGCCGCACGCCTCATTGAGCGCATTGAAGATCCTTCAAAGAATTGGAAATTTGAAGAGCAGGACGTGAAGGTCAGGGACAAGTGGAATGAGTATATGGAGGCTTACCAAACCTGCATTAACGAAACCGCCTCAAAAAAAGCGCCCTGGTACGTTGTGCCAGCTGATGACAAGAAAAACCTCCGCTTAACCGTGAGCAGGATCATCATTGAAGAATTAAAGAAAATGAACATGTCGTATCCCGATTCCGGCCCCGAGCGCACCGAGGAATTGAAGAGCTTCATTGAAGTCATTAAGAATCAAAACAATGTCTGA
- the rdgB gene encoding RdgB/HAM1 family non-canonical purine NTP pyrophosphatase: protein MKLCFATNNLHKLEEIQVLLGTHFELVTLKDIECNEDIPEPYDTIAENSKGKAEYVWDNFGINCFADDTGLEVDALNGDPGVKSARYAGPQRDAGENIDLLLQNLAGQTDPAARFITVITLVIDGQYRQFEGSVEGKIIFEKRGANGFGYDPVFVPEGYDRTFAEMTLAEKSALSHRARAFAKLVAFLKAPENS from the coding sequence ATGAAACTTTGCTTCGCGACCAATAACCTTCACAAACTAGAAGAAATACAGGTATTATTAGGCACTCATTTTGAACTTGTTACATTAAAAGACATTGAATGTAATGAGGATATCCCCGAACCTTACGACACCATCGCTGAAAACTCGAAAGGGAAAGCTGAATACGTTTGGGACAACTTCGGTATTAATTGTTTCGCAGATGATACCGGGCTTGAAGTAGACGCTTTGAATGGCGACCCTGGAGTGAAATCAGCACGATATGCCGGTCCGCAGCGGGATGCCGGTGAAAATATTGACCTGCTGCTTCAAAACCTAGCCGGGCAAACTGATCCCGCAGCGAGATTTATTACGGTAATTACTTTGGTAATTGACGGTCAGTACCGCCAGTTTGAAGGTAGTGTGGAGGGTAAAATCATTTTTGAAAAACGAGGAGCAAACGGTTTTGGATATGATCCTGTGTTTGTTCCCGAGGGTTACGACCGCACATTTGCGGAGATGACTTTAGCCGAAAAATCCGCACTAAGTCATCGTGCGCGGGCATTTGCCAAACTGGTAGCATTCTTGAAAGCACCAGAGAATTCATAG
- a CDS encoding FKBP-type peptidyl-prolyl cis-trans isomerase has translation MNLKTIGYAMGITILAAACNKYRTQVTESGLKYQIFEHDDDARKAKLGDIMSFHMVLKNGSDSTLRDTYKEGNPYKMVLQAPQYKGSFEEGLTLLATGDSAKFMINADTMFAKIGQPMPPMIKKGSELTFTVKVVSVLTSEEFQKQQSESAVKQKAIDAKTIEAFLAKNNLKGKARKTASGLYYVPQVEGAGASPAAGDNVKVHYTGKFLDGKEFDSSKNQGKPLDLQVGAGMVIPGWEEGIMLMKKGEKGLLLIPSGLAYGPEAYGPIPGNSVLQFEMELIDFSKGQAAPAGPPVAPPAK, from the coding sequence ATGAATCTTAAAACAATCGGTTATGCGATGGGCATAACTATTCTCGCAGCCGCTTGCAACAAATATCGTACGCAGGTTACTGAAAGTGGGCTAAAATATCAGATTTTTGAACATGACGATGATGCTAGAAAAGCCAAATTAGGAGATATCATGTCTTTCCACATGGTTTTGAAAAATGGCTCTGACTCTACGCTTCGGGATACTTACAAAGAAGGAAATCCTTACAAAATGGTATTGCAGGCTCCTCAGTACAAAGGAAGCTTTGAAGAAGGTTTGACTTTGCTCGCAACTGGTGACAGCGCGAAATTCATGATCAATGCAGATACAATGTTTGCGAAAATTGGTCAGCCTATGCCTCCTATGATCAAAAAAGGATCAGAACTGACTTTCACTGTTAAGGTTGTCAGTGTACTTACTTCCGAAGAATTCCAGAAACAACAGTCTGAATCTGCGGTAAAGCAAAAAGCTATTGACGCAAAAACCATTGAGGCATTCCTTGCCAAAAACAATCTGAAAGGGAAAGCACGTAAAACTGCTTCGGGCTTATATTATGTACCGCAGGTTGAAGGTGCTGGTGCAAGTCCTGCTGCCGGGGATAATGTGAAAGTACATTATACAGGTAAATTCCTGGATGGAAAAGAATTTGACAGCTCTAAAAACCAAGGCAAACCTCTTGACCTGCAAGTGGGTGCAGGAATGGTAATTCCAGGCTGGGAAGAAGGCATTATGTTGATGAAAAAAGGCGAAAAAGGATTGCTATTGATTCCATCAGGACTTGCTTATGGTCCGGAAGCATACGGCCCGATCCCTGGAAACTCGGTACTTCAGTTTGAAATGGAACTGATTGACTTCTCAAAAGGTCAGGCTGCACCAGCTGGTCCTCCGGTGGCTCCTCCCGCAAAATAA
- a CDS encoding DHH family phosphoesterase, with product MNQTIEELSSFLSHPQKIIITMHRDPDADALGSSLGWASYLIKKGHDVTVISPTEYTANLKWMSGIADVLVYEKSGDQGKCKRKIEQATLICCLDFSALSRLKDLGKVVQDAAAPKLMIDHHLEPEHFAKWMIWDTHAAATAQLVYSLVKEMEGGLSADQLFDIPTAENLYAGIMTDTGSFRHGNVTPEVHLAVADLMLTGFDSSRVHRMIYDNAPLSRLQFLGYVLSQKLVVLPEYRTAYMVLTEAELLKFHSSTGETEGIVNYGLQVENVVMSAMFIERKGEVKISFRSVGTFSVRDLASTHFSGGGHKNASGGRSEQSVNETVAYFLSVLPAYQQELLNVD from the coding sequence GTGAATCAAACCATTGAAGAGCTAAGCTCTTTTTTATCCCATCCCCAAAAAATCATCATTACGATGCACCGTGACCCTGACGCCGACGCGCTGGGATCATCGCTTGGGTGGGCCAGTTATCTGATCAAAAAAGGCCACGATGTTACAGTAATCAGTCCAACGGAATACACTGCGAACCTTAAATGGATGTCAGGTATTGCGGATGTGCTGGTGTATGAAAAGTCAGGAGACCAGGGTAAATGTAAAAGAAAAATCGAGCAGGCTACATTGATTTGCTGTCTTGATTTTTCAGCTCTTTCACGCTTGAAAGACCTTGGCAAAGTAGTACAGGATGCTGCCGCTCCGAAGTTAATGATAGACCATCACCTTGAACCTGAGCACTTTGCAAAATGGATGATCTGGGATACACATGCTGCTGCTACTGCTCAGCTGGTTTATTCCCTGGTGAAAGAAATGGAAGGCGGGCTTTCAGCTGATCAGCTTTTTGACATCCCTACTGCCGAAAATCTGTATGCCGGTATTATGACGGACACAGGCTCATTCAGGCATGGGAACGTCACTCCGGAAGTACATTTGGCGGTAGCGGATCTGATGTTGACAGGTTTCGATTCGAGCCGTGTTCATAGGATGATCTACGACAATGCGCCATTATCAAGACTGCAATTCCTGGGTTATGTACTTTCTCAAAAGCTGGTAGTACTTCCTGAATACCGAACTGCATATATGGTGCTGACGGAAGCTGAGTTGCTTAAATTTCATTCAAGTACCGGCGAAACTGAGGGTATCGTGAATTACGGGTTGCAGGTTGAAAACGTAGTAATGTCGGCTATGTTTATTGAAAGAAAGGGAGAAGTGAAAATCTCTTTCAGATCGGTAGGGACATTCTCGGTGAGAGACCTTGCAAGTACACATTTTAGTGGAGGCGGGCACAAGAATGCATCGGGTGGACGTTCAGAACAATCAGTAAATGAAACGGTTGCCTATTTTTTAAGTGTTCTTCCGGCATACCAACAGGAGCTTTTGAACGTTGACTAA
- a CDS encoding nucleoside-diphosphate kinase — protein sequence MPTNKTFTMIKPDAVLDGNTGSIIKMIEAAGFRVVALKKTQLTPERAGEFYAVHRERPFYNGLCQYMSSGPIVPMILEKENAVADFRTLIGATNPANADEGTIRKLFAKSIEANAIHGSDSDENAEIEGNFFFAHLEQF from the coding sequence ATGCCAACGAATAAAACATTCACAATGATCAAGCCGGATGCCGTACTGGACGGTAATACGGGGTCAATTATCAAGATGATTGAAGCTGCGGGTTTTCGTGTAGTAGCTTTGAAAAAGACACAGCTTACCCCGGAACGTGCCGGAGAATTCTATGCAGTTCACAGAGAGCGTCCGTTCTATAATGGTCTGTGCCAATATATGTCTTCCGGCCCGATTGTTCCGATGATTTTGGAAAAAGAAAACGCAGTGGCAGACTTCCGTACCTTGATCGGTGCAACTAACCCTGCTAATGCTGACGAAGGTACTATCCGTAAATTGTTTGCGAAGTCCATTGAAGCCAACGCGATCCACGGATCTGATTCAGATGAAAATGCAGAGATCGAGGGCAACTTCTTCTTCGCGCATCTTGAACAGTTCTAA
- a CDS encoding fasciclin domain-containing protein: MKKNRFAGRCVRFFLGVVVFSTAVFSCKENSEDLIKPKTITDVLIENEQFSILWEIVTYAKMGDALRTDNLTFFAPDNDAFAKANISSSSKYTDQATAEAFIKNHIIAKEIIDYDNLKAGVKKSKNNKDLSITKIDSVVAINKSDIVKKNVNADNGIIHVIDSLVVN, translated from the coding sequence ATGAAAAAAAACCGTTTTGCAGGGCGTTGCGTGAGATTTTTTTTAGGTGTAGTGGTGTTTTCAACAGCCGTTTTTTCATGTAAGGAAAACAGTGAAGATTTAATAAAGCCTAAAACCATTACCGATGTGCTCATTGAAAACGAGCAGTTCAGTATACTTTGGGAAATTGTCACATATGCTAAAATGGGCGATGCATTGAGAACGGATAACCTTACTTTTTTTGCTCCCGATAATGACGCGTTTGCCAAAGCCAACATTTCCAGTTCGAGCAAGTATACCGATCAGGCAACTGCCGAGGCTTTCATTAAAAATCATATCATTGCAAAGGAGATCATCGACTATGATAATTTAAAAGCAGGTGTTAAAAAATCAAAAAACAATAAGGATCTCAGCATTACGAAAATTGACAGCGTAGTAGCCATTAACAAATCTGACATTGTCAAAAAGAACGTCAATGCGGATAATGGAATCATTCACGTGATAGATAGCCTGGTAGTAAACTAG
- a CDS encoding 3-keto-disaccharide hydrolase, with protein sequence MLKPRQLLVICATVLLVNSAFLVNKLPSLAPEKKPVKLFNGKDLTGWKINGTEKWYVEKGELICESGPDKKYGYLTTDKFYKNFDLSLQFKQEANGNSGVFFRSTVDGTKVSGWQVEVAPPNHDTGGIYESYGRNWLVQIPDEKEGFLKMGEWNTLRIRAVGDKVQTWLNGNAMVDFDDAKIGAGNGSIALQIHDGGGIKVRWKNIVVEEL encoded by the coding sequence ATGTTAAAACCTAGACAATTGCTTGTCATTTGTGCCACCGTTTTGCTTGTAAACTCCGCTTTTTTAGTCAACAAACTGCCTTCTCTGGCTCCCGAAAAGAAACCCGTAAAACTATTTAACGGAAAAGACCTGACGGGCTGGAAAATTAACGGAACGGAAAAATGGTATGTTGAAAAAGGCGAGCTGATCTGCGAAAGCGGCCCGGACAAAAAATACGGCTACCTGACTACGGACAAGTTTTACAAGAATTTCGATCTATCCCTTCAGTTCAAACAGGAAGCAAACGGCAATAGCGGCGTATTCTTCCGTTCTACCGTGGATGGCACCAAAGTATCGGGCTGGCAGGTAGAAGTAGCGCCGCCAAACCACGATACTGGCGGTATTTACGAATCATATGGCCGCAACTGGCTGGTTCAGATCCCTGACGAAAAAGAGGGTTTCCTGAAAATGGGAGAATGGAACACATTGCGCATTCGCGCAGTGGGCGACAAAGTACAGACCTGGCTCAATGGTAATGCCATGGTGGATTTTGATGATGCTAAAATCGGTGCGGGAAATGGTTCTATTGCATTGCAGATCCACGACGGCGGAGGTATCAAGGTACGTTGGAAAAATATAGTAGTAGAAGAGCTTTAA
- a CDS encoding histidine kinase, which translates to MEDKEKKPLRMTASSLDGRDFSNMDLENADFSFSSLKDINFDGCNLRNAKLRFSALDRTTFRNADLRNADLSFSSLSNVDLSGAKVEGANFSFTSQEKPFNWQDFSLIGLIKNQGWLGTSVAIILGAVILYGINAISYFTAEIVYTDEPVRIKLYQYLVFQNIIAGVFTILVTQGLTVMLDMIVKRNGVKHLILTVIIFATNTLLSIAIYYVVGIETVLKYKQMYPTETAQSAPWYWYMWGPIIVANVFYYLSREGKQISRKISDQEYQLLNLEKLKTRAELDALQARINPHFLYNSLNSIASLVHEDPDKAEEMTLLLSKLFRYTTGRKTEDYFDTIENELEMVETYLQVEKVRFGDRLRFTVEVMDATLRELQVPKFILQPIVENAIKHGISRMAEQGNIVVRIYEEDNWLHLCVHDNGPAFPDTMGAGYGIRSIQDKLKLLYGEEARLELHNQPTKSVNIAIQKSAIEQHQQANHAVSS; encoded by the coding sequence ATGGAGGATAAAGAAAAGAAGCCGTTACGCATGACGGCTTCGTCGCTGGATGGGAGGGATTTTAGTAATATGGATCTGGAAAATGCAGATTTCAGTTTTTCGAGTTTGAAAGACATCAATTTCGACGGCTGTAACCTACGCAATGCAAAACTGCGTTTTTCAGCGCTCGACCGCACCACTTTCAGGAACGCAGACCTGCGGAATGCGGACCTGAGTTTCAGCAGCCTGTCTAATGTGGATTTATCCGGGGCGAAAGTTGAGGGGGCGAATTTCAGTTTTACATCTCAGGAAAAGCCATTCAACTGGCAGGATTTCAGCCTGATCGGTCTTATCAAAAATCAGGGTTGGCTTGGTACGTCGGTTGCGATCATTTTGGGCGCGGTGATATTGTACGGGATCAATGCAATTTCATACTTCACTGCCGAGATTGTTTATACCGATGAGCCTGTCAGGATCAAGCTGTATCAGTACCTGGTTTTTCAGAATATCATTGCAGGCGTATTTACGATCCTGGTCACGCAGGGGCTAACGGTCATGCTGGATATGATCGTAAAAAGGAACGGCGTTAAGCATTTGATTTTGACGGTAATCATTTTTGCTACCAATACTTTGCTTAGCATTGCGATTTATTATGTCGTTGGGATAGAGACCGTATTGAAATACAAACAAATGTATCCTACCGAAACGGCTCAATCGGCTCCCTGGTACTGGTACATGTGGGGGCCGATCATCGTTGCCAACGTTTTTTACTACCTCAGCAGGGAAGGAAAGCAGATTTCACGAAAAATATCAGATCAGGAATACCAGCTGCTCAATCTCGAAAAGCTGAAAACACGGGCCGAACTGGACGCATTGCAAGCCCGCATTAACCCACATTTCCTGTATAACTCCCTGAATAGCATCGCCAGTCTCGTTCATGAAGATCCCGACAAAGCCGAAGAAATGACACTGCTGCTTTCCAAGCTTTTCCGATACACGACGGGACGTAAGACGGAGGATTATTTCGATACTATTGAGAATGAACTGGAAATGGTAGAGACGTATTTGCAGGTTGAAAAAGTAAGGTTTGGCGATCGCCTGCGGTTTACGGTGGAAGTAATGGACGCGACTTTGAGGGAATTACAGGTTCCTAAATTTATATTGCAGCCGATTGTGGAGAATGCGATCAAGCATGGTATTTCCAGAATGGCGGAACAGGGTAATATTGTGGTCAGGATATATGAAGAGGATAATTGGCTCCATTTGTGTGTCCATGACAACGGGCCTGCTTTTCCCGATACCATGGGAGCGGGGTATGGTATCCGCAGCATTCAGGATAAACTGAAATTGCTTTACGGCGAAGAGGCTAGGCTCGAACTTCATAATCAACCGACCAAATCTGTCAACATTGCCATTCAAAAATCAGCCATCGAACAACATCAGCAAGCAAATCATGCAGTTTCCTCTTAA
- a CDS encoding LytR/AlgR family response regulator transcription factor, with product MQFPLKTILIDDEPLALSRLRRLLEKHQDVFSIVSEARNGAEGLVEIDKYHPDIIFLDIEMPLLNGFEMLSKLTKMPLVVFSTAYDQYAIRAFEENSVDYLLKPVENDRLLKTIDKIRNITSAGAGVSGSNPYSDNLLRLLEEMKPKKEIFSLSVKSGDRILLVPLTEITHFEAEEKYVFLNTLDGQKYLLNYTLTSLEEKLPRHYLRISRAGIVNSHHIKEIQKHFNGKYVILMRDRKASQVTSGSTYTDVIRHLLDN from the coding sequence ATGCAGTTTCCTCTTAAAACAATATTAATAGACGACGAACCATTGGCTTTAAGCCGTTTGAGAAGGTTATTGGAAAAGCATCAGGACGTTTTTTCAATTGTTTCAGAAGCCCGGAACGGTGCGGAAGGGTTGGTAGAAATCGACAAATACCACCCAGACATCATTTTTCTGGACATTGAGATGCCGTTATTGAATGGTTTCGAAATGCTTTCCAAACTTACAAAAATGCCACTGGTCGTTTTTTCAACCGCTTACGACCAGTATGCGATCCGCGCATTTGAGGAAAACTCGGTGGATTATCTTTTGAAACCGGTAGAAAACGATCGCTTGCTCAAAACCATTGACAAGATCCGTAACATTACCAGTGCTGGCGCGGGCGTCTCGGGAAGTAACCCCTATTCGGACAACCTGCTGAGGCTTCTCGAAGAAATGAAGCCAAAAAAGGAGATATTTTCATTGTCGGTCAAATCCGGCGACCGTATCCTGCTGGTTCCACTGACGGAAATCACCCATTTTGAAGCGGAGGAAAAGTACGTTTTCCTCAATACGCTGGACGGACAGAAATATCTGCTGAACTACACATTAACCTCTCTGGAAGAAAAACTTCCACGACACTACCTCCGCATCAGCCGGGCGGGTATAGTTAACTCGCACCACATCAAAGAAATCCAGAAACATTTCAATGGAAAGTATGTCATTTTAATGCGTGATCGCAAAGCATCGCAGGTCACCAGCGGGAGCACATACACAGATGTGATCCGCCATCTTCTTGATAATTAA
- a CDS encoding isoprenyl transferase produces the protein MKELIDTGNLPKHIAVIMDGNGRWAQNQGAARVFGHRNAIKAVREVTEGCADLGVSYLTLYAFSTENWARPEFEVRALMELLVQSIRNELPTMLKNNVRLDTIGNTESLPKSCRNQLAEAIEATSHNTGLNLILALGYSGKWDITQAARKIAEDVKKGILTPEEINEDLLSAHLSTEDRPDVDLMLRTGGDHRISNFLLWQLAYAELYFYEDLFWPDFRREHLYEAILSFQNRERRFGKTGEQIKANSAK, from the coding sequence ATGAAGGAGCTCATTGATACGGGCAATCTGCCAAAGCACATAGCCGTTATCATGGACGGTAACGGAAGATGGGCCCAAAACCAGGGAGCAGCGCGTGTGTTCGGCCATCGTAATGCGATTAAAGCCGTGAGGGAAGTAACTGAGGGGTGTGCGGATTTGGGAGTTTCATACTTGACACTCTATGCATTTTCTACTGAAAACTGGGCGCGTCCCGAGTTTGAGGTGAGAGCATTGATGGAGTTGCTGGTGCAGTCAATCCGGAATGAATTGCCAACTATGCTTAAAAACAATGTGCGGCTGGACACGATCGGTAATACAGAAAGTTTGCCAAAAAGTTGTCGTAACCAGCTTGCGGAAGCAATAGAAGCTACCAGCCACAATACCGGCCTGAACCTCATTTTAGCATTGGGATACAGCGGGAAGTGGGATATTACCCAGGCAGCGAGAAAAATAGCGGAAGACGTAAAGAAAGGGATTTTGACCCCGGAGGAGATTAACGAGGACCTATTGTCTGCCCATCTTTCAACAGAGGATCGTCCCGACGTTGACCTGATGTTACGGACTGGTGGGGATCACAGGATCAGCAATTTTCTTTTATGGCAACTGGCTTACGCTGAACTGTATTTTTATGAAGATCTCTTCTGGCCTGATTTCCGGCGGGAGCATCTTTACGAGGCGATTTTATCTTTTCAAAACAGAGAGAGGCGTTTCGGTAAAACGGGTGAACAAATAAAAGCGAATAGTGCTAAGTAG